In Propionicimonas paludicola, a single window of DNA contains:
- a CDS encoding ABC transporter ATP-binding protein — MINLLSVTKVYPGGTTAVGDLTLVVPTGQITVLVGPSGCGKTTTLRMINRMIEPTSGRIEIDGVNTADLEPGELRRGIGYVIQGGGLFPHRTVLDNITTVPLLLGWDRRRAKSVATELMERVGLAPDLAKRYPNELSGGQQQRVGVARALAADPPVMLMDEPFSAVDPVVREQLQDEFLRLQAELGKTIVFVTHDIDEAIKLGDQVAVLRVGGALAQLAAPADLLADPADDFVADFLGRDRGYRGLGFAAAPDLQVSPEPVAVLGSSADDARRLAAGASWLLVVDDAQAPVGWVRPSALTTVIGPNDLHRGGTVARQGGTLRAALDAALSAPSRRGVLVDDDGRLVGTVRAADVLVEIERDDGGRP; from the coding sequence GTGATCAACCTGTTGTCCGTGACCAAGGTCTATCCCGGCGGCACCACGGCCGTCGGCGACCTGACTCTGGTGGTGCCCACGGGCCAGATCACCGTGCTGGTCGGGCCATCGGGCTGCGGCAAGACCACCACGCTGCGGATGATCAACCGAATGATCGAGCCGACCAGCGGACGGATCGAGATCGACGGGGTGAACACCGCCGACCTCGAGCCCGGCGAACTGCGTCGCGGCATCGGCTACGTGATTCAAGGCGGCGGCCTGTTCCCGCATCGGACGGTGCTGGACAACATCACCACCGTCCCGCTGCTCCTGGGCTGGGATCGGCGCCGAGCGAAATCGGTGGCCACCGAGCTGATGGAACGGGTCGGGCTGGCTCCGGACCTGGCCAAGCGCTACCCCAACGAGCTGTCCGGCGGCCAACAGCAGCGGGTCGGAGTGGCCCGTGCGCTGGCCGCAGACCCGCCGGTGATGCTGATGGACGAGCCGTTCAGTGCCGTCGATCCGGTGGTCCGTGAGCAGCTCCAGGACGAGTTCCTGCGGCTACAGGCCGAGCTCGGCAAGACCATCGTCTTCGTCACCCATGACATCGATGAGGCCATCAAGCTCGGCGATCAGGTGGCGGTGCTGCGGGTCGGTGGGGCGCTGGCCCAGTTGGCCGCCCCGGCCGACCTGCTGGCCGACCCGGCCGACGATTTCGTGGCCGACTTCCTGGGCCGCGATCGCGGCTACCGCGGGCTGGGTTTCGCGGCCGCCCCCGACCTGCAGGTCAGTCCCGAACCGGTGGCCGTGCTCGGCTCCTCCGCCGATGATGCCCGACGGCTGGCCGCAGGTGCGTCCTGGCTGCTGGTGGTCGACGATGCGCAGGCCCCGGTCGGCTGGGTCCGCCCGTCCGCGCTCACCACAGTGATCGGCCCGAATGACCTACACCGCGGCGGAACCGTGGCTCGACAAGGGGGGACGCTGCGCGCCGCACTCGACGCCGCACTGTCGGCACCTAGTCGGCGCGGAGTGCTGGTCGACGACGACGGACGGCTGGTCGGCACCGTCCGGGCCGCGGACGTCCTGGTCGAGATCGAGCGTGACGACGGTGGCCGGCCATGA
- a CDS encoding ArsR/SmtB family transcription factor, which produces MKPSEAPLYEIKANLFRALAHPVRIRVLELLVAAGNQPGSDGEVSVTELLTDLGGSPSHLSGHLGVLRQYGVVSSRRVGSRVLYRTAHPAVVDLLASARRFLIDTLAASGDHLSAATALPPLGERR; this is translated from the coding sequence GTGAAACCAAGTGAGGCGCCGCTGTACGAGATCAAGGCGAACCTGTTTCGCGCTCTCGCCCACCCGGTCCGGATCCGCGTGCTCGAGTTGCTGGTCGCCGCCGGCAACCAGCCCGGCAGCGACGGCGAAGTCTCGGTCACCGAGCTCCTCACCGATCTCGGCGGCTCGCCGTCCCACCTGTCCGGCCACCTCGGAGTGCTGCGCCAGTACGGCGTGGTCAGCTCGCGACGGGTCGGCTCCCGGGTGCTCTACCGCACCGCCCATCCCGCGGTCGTCGACCTGCTGGCCAGCGCCCGCCGCTTCCTGATCGACACGCTGGCCGCCAGCGGCGACCACCTCTCTGCAGCCACCGCCCTGCCGCCGCTGGGCGAGCGCCGCTGA
- a CDS encoding DUF427 domain-containing protein: protein MRMQAVFNGTVIAESDQTVVVEGNHYFPIESAHTEYFEPSGTHTVCPWKGIASYYTVNVDGQSSSDAVWYYPKPSDAAVEITNRVAFWRGVEIRPADEAQQ, encoded by the coding sequence ATGCGTATGCAGGCTGTCTTCAACGGAACCGTGATCGCCGAGAGCGACCAGACCGTGGTAGTCGAAGGTAACCACTACTTCCCGATCGAGTCCGCGCACACCGAGTACTTCGAGCCGTCCGGGACCCACACGGTCTGCCCGTGGAAGGGCATCGCCTCCTACTACACGGTCAACGTGGACGGGCAGAGCTCGTCCGACGCCGTTTGGTACTACCCGAAGCCCTCGGACGCCGCCGTCGAGATCACCAACCGGGTCGCGTTCTGGCGCGGCGTCGAGATCCGTCCGGCGGACGAGGCTCAGCAGTGA
- a CDS encoding ABC transporter permease has translation MTWFLGHLSQVGGLLATHTALAVIPLLIGLLLAVPLGWLAHRYRWLTAPLVAGTGLLYTIPSLALFVLMPLVLGTGILDPINVVIALSVYTVALLVRTVADGLASVPDEVVQAATAMGVGPLRRFFTVELPLAVPVIAAGLRVAAVSNVSVVSVAALLGISQLGSLFTDGFARDFVDPIVVGIVACMTLALVLDLVILVASRVLTPWQQRGRTA, from the coding sequence ATGACCTGGTTCCTCGGCCATCTGTCTCAGGTGGGCGGCCTGTTGGCCACCCACACCGCGCTGGCCGTGATCCCGCTGCTGATCGGCCTGCTGCTGGCCGTGCCGCTGGGCTGGCTTGCCCACCGCTACCGCTGGCTCACGGCGCCGCTGGTGGCCGGCACCGGACTGCTCTACACGATCCCGTCGCTGGCGCTGTTCGTGCTGATGCCGCTGGTGTTGGGCACCGGGATCCTGGATCCGATCAATGTGGTGATTGCGCTGAGCGTCTACACCGTGGCGCTCCTGGTCCGCACGGTGGCCGACGGCCTGGCCTCGGTGCCGGACGAGGTCGTCCAGGCGGCCACCGCCATGGGCGTCGGTCCGCTGCGGCGGTTCTTCACCGTGGAGTTGCCGCTGGCCGTCCCGGTGATCGCGGCCGGGTTGCGGGTGGCCGCGGTGAGCAATGTCTCGGTGGTCTCGGTCGCGGCCCTGCTCGGCATCTCCCAGCTGGGCTCGTTGTTCACCGACGGCTTCGCCCGTGACTTCGTCGACCCGATCGTGGTCGGGATCGTGGCCTGCATGACGCTGGCACTCGTCCTCGATCTGGTGATTCTGGTCGCCAGCCGGGTACTGACTCCCTGGCAGCAGCGGGGGAGGACGGCATGA
- a CDS encoding SulP family inorganic anion transporter produces MTTATTPRPALIPAHIRRHLTGLLPGPADLAPMRTSWRRDLIAGITVGVVALPLALAFGVSSGLGASAGLITAIVAGVVAAVFGGSHVQVSGPTGAMAVVLAPIVAAHGPHAVIVVSVIAGVILVAAGALRLGRVVVYIPWPVIEGFTAGIALVIALQQVPLALDTSTPTGERTMLAAYDAVRLADWSHAWLPLTIALGVVVLVEALRRLPGSLPGALIAVVAATIVAEVAGLNVTRIGELPSHLPMPSIPMIDPSILSELAGPALAVAALAAIESLLSARVAAGMAPTGRVLPDREVFGQGLASIASGLFGGMPATGAIARTAVNVRAGARSRLSAVTHAVLLTAVVAFGSGLASRIPLSALAGVLIATTLHMVNPREVRGLMKVGRSTAATFVVTIACTVLLDLLTAVEVGLVLAAFFALRAMADTTHVATQPLPGPPTRGDEHIALLRLEGSLFFGAADRVMDDIADAEAWVVILRLSKVELLDPTGAHRLAEIVRLLEARGVTVLIKGLRNRHQRMAARAGVLEALRTDQHLFNDLDVAVAHARSHVARQLAGQPVPRRR; encoded by the coding sequence ATGACCACCGCCACCACACCGCGACCCGCCCTGATCCCCGCCCACATCCGACGACACCTGACCGGCCTCCTGCCCGGTCCCGCCGACCTCGCCCCCATGCGGACGAGCTGGCGCCGCGACCTGATCGCCGGCATCACCGTCGGCGTGGTCGCGCTGCCGCTGGCCCTGGCCTTCGGGGTGAGCTCCGGCCTGGGCGCGTCCGCCGGGCTGATCACCGCGATCGTGGCCGGCGTGGTGGCCGCGGTCTTCGGCGGTTCCCACGTCCAGGTGTCCGGGCCGACCGGGGCGATGGCCGTCGTCCTGGCCCCGATCGTGGCCGCCCACGGCCCGCACGCGGTGATCGTGGTCTCGGTGATCGCCGGAGTGATCCTGGTCGCGGCCGGCGCACTGCGGCTGGGCCGAGTGGTGGTCTACATTCCGTGGCCGGTGATCGAAGGTTTCACCGCCGGAATCGCCCTGGTCATCGCGTTGCAGCAGGTGCCACTGGCCTTGGACACGTCCACCCCGACCGGAGAGCGGACGATGCTGGCCGCCTACGACGCCGTCCGGCTGGCTGACTGGAGCCACGCCTGGCTGCCGCTGACCATCGCCCTGGGCGTGGTGGTGCTGGTCGAGGCGCTGCGCCGGCTGCCCGGCTCGCTGCCCGGTGCCCTGATCGCCGTGGTGGCGGCCACCATCGTGGCCGAGGTGGCCGGACTGAATGTCACTCGGATCGGCGAACTGCCTTCTCACCTGCCGATGCCCAGCATCCCCATGATCGACCCCAGCATTCTCAGCGAGCTGGCCGGACCGGCCCTGGCCGTGGCCGCACTGGCCGCCATCGAGTCGCTGCTGTCGGCCCGGGTGGCGGCCGGCATGGCCCCGACCGGACGGGTGCTGCCCGACCGCGAGGTCTTCGGCCAGGGATTGGCTTCGATCGCGTCCGGACTGTTCGGCGGAATGCCGGCCACCGGCGCCATCGCCCGGACCGCGGTGAACGTCCGCGCCGGCGCCCGCTCCCGGCTCTCAGCAGTCACTCACGCCGTCCTGCTCACCGCGGTGGTCGCCTTCGGCTCCGGACTGGCCTCCCGGATTCCGCTGTCCGCCCTGGCCGGGGTGCTGATCGCCACCACCTTGCACATGGTCAACCCGCGCGAGGTGCGCGGCCTGATGAAGGTCGGACGCAGCACGGCGGCCACCTTCGTGGTCACCATCGCCTGCACGGTGCTGCTCGACCTGCTCACCGCGGTCGAGGTCGGACTGGTGCTGGCCGCCTTCTTCGCGCTGCGCGCCATGGCCGACACCACCCACGTGGCCACCCAGCCGCTGCCCGGCCCACCGACCCGAGGCGATGAGCACATCGCTCTGCTGCGGCTGGAGGGATCGCTCTTCTTCGGGGCCGCCGATCGGGTGATGGACGACATCGCCGACGCCGAGGCCTGGGTGGTGATTCTGCGGCTGTCCAAGGTGGAGCTGCTCGATCCCACCGGCGCGCACCGGCTGGCCGAGATCGTCCGGCTGCTCGAGGCCCGCGGGGTCACCGTCCTGATCAAGGGTCTGCGCAACCGACACCAGCGGATGGCGGCCCGGGCCGGCGTCCTGGAGGCGCTGCGCACCGATCAGCACCTGTTCAACGACCTGGACGTCGCCGTGGCCCACGCCCGCAGCCACGTCGCCCGGCAGCTGGCCGGCCAGCCCGTCCCTCGTCGCCGGTAG
- a CDS encoding ABC transporter permease, which produces MSAIWRWLVDPAHWLGSDGIFARLGEHLGYASVTLLLAALIGIPLGLWIGHTGRGRLVVVNLANGMRSVPTLGLLFVAVLVLGPRLGGDLAFLAPAIIVLVILAIPPILAGAYAGVESVDPAARDAARGMGMRPLEVLAKVEVPCALPLIFSGLRSAALQVIATGTLAASVSLGGLGRFLIDGQAYRDYGQMAGGALLVAVLAVLVDLIFAAVQRTVVSPGLQPTTSRRATRTRLVPDPA; this is translated from the coding sequence ATGAGCGCGATCTGGCGATGGCTGGTCGATCCGGCCCACTGGCTCGGCAGCGACGGCATCTTCGCGCGCCTGGGCGAGCATCTGGGCTACGCCTCGGTGACCCTGCTGCTGGCCGCGCTGATCGGCATCCCGCTCGGGTTGTGGATCGGCCACACCGGCCGCGGACGGCTGGTGGTGGTGAACTTGGCCAACGGGATGCGCTCGGTGCCGACCCTGGGGCTGCTGTTCGTGGCCGTCCTGGTGCTCGGCCCGCGGCTCGGCGGCGATCTGGCCTTCCTGGCGCCGGCGATCATCGTGCTGGTGATCTTGGCCATCCCGCCGATCCTGGCCGGTGCCTATGCCGGAGTGGAGAGTGTCGATCCGGCCGCCCGCGACGCGGCCCGCGGGATGGGCATGCGTCCGCTCGAGGTGCTGGCCAAGGTCGAGGTGCCCTGCGCGCTGCCGCTGATCTTCAGCGGGCTGCGTTCGGCCGCGCTCCAGGTGATCGCCACCGGCACCTTGGCCGCCTCGGTCAGCCTGGGCGGCCTGGGCCGGTTCCTGATCGACGGCCAGGCCTACCGCGACTATGGCCAGATGGCCGGCGGGGCGCTGCTGGTGGCTGTCCTGGCCGTCCTGGTCGACCTGATCTTCGCCGCGGTGCAACGCACCGTGGTCTCCCCGGGCTTGCAGCCCACCACGTCTCGCCGCGCCACTCGGACGCGGCTGGTCCCCGACCCGGCTTAG
- a CDS encoding carbamoyl-phosphate-synthetase, giving the protein MGRETVLLSEASSLTAREFTTVLGRSGVKVEAVSPAMAPLVKFSRWCRRVHRAPAPSTDPIGYLRRVDELMASGRFAALLPTHEQAWLFAAGRHLLPHATMAVAGLDAFDQVQSKPAFAALLDSLGLPQPAWRLVEAESDLSALGFPVWVKSAFSTAGRGVGLAADHEQAASLWTMMTRTPGTSVMIQSPATGRYAQVQGLFDHGRLVAAAASEQLAIGAGGSAAARLSVDHPDAIAAITTLGARLGWHGGLTLDYLHVDGAPSFIECNPRTVEPGNAAAAGVDLPALSIRLATGGELPTKPLIARAGVRTRSTMAIALGAAEQHHTRRAVLSSIVGSVSQRSSLRGSTEVLTPLLADPPSLVPLAVAVGTVLANPARVAELAGGTVETYTVTHEAVRRVMDVPHP; this is encoded by the coding sequence GTGGGTCGCGAAACAGTGTTGTTGTCGGAGGCGTCCTCGCTGACGGCTCGTGAGTTCACGACCGTGCTGGGCCGATCAGGCGTCAAGGTCGAGGCCGTCAGCCCTGCCATGGCGCCGCTGGTGAAGTTCAGCCGATGGTGCCGACGCGTCCATCGGGCGCCGGCACCATCGACTGACCCGATCGGCTATCTGCGCCGGGTGGACGAGCTGATGGCCTCCGGCCGCTTCGCAGCTCTCCTGCCCACCCATGAGCAAGCCTGGCTGTTCGCAGCCGGCCGGCATCTGCTGCCGCACGCCACAATGGCGGTCGCGGGGTTGGATGCGTTCGATCAGGTGCAGTCGAAGCCTGCGTTCGCAGCCCTCCTGGACTCACTTGGACTGCCGCAGCCGGCCTGGCGGTTGGTCGAGGCCGAGAGCGATCTGAGCGCGCTCGGCTTCCCAGTGTGGGTGAAGTCCGCCTTCTCCACCGCGGGACGAGGCGTCGGCCTTGCGGCCGACCATGAGCAGGCCGCATCACTGTGGACGATGATGACCCGAACTCCCGGCACGTCCGTCATGATCCAGAGTCCGGCAACGGGGCGCTATGCCCAAGTGCAAGGGCTCTTCGACCACGGACGGCTCGTCGCCGCTGCTGCCAGCGAACAGCTGGCGATCGGCGCGGGCGGGAGTGCCGCCGCACGCCTCAGCGTCGACCACCCGGACGCGATCGCGGCGATCACCACACTCGGCGCCAGGCTCGGTTGGCACGGCGGCCTCACCCTTGACTACTTGCATGTCGACGGGGCGCCGTCCTTCATCGAGTGCAACCCGCGCACCGTCGAGCCTGGAAACGCGGCTGCAGCCGGGGTCGACTTGCCGGCACTGTCGATCAGGCTGGCCACGGGCGGCGAACTCCCGACAAAGCCGCTGATCGCACGCGCCGGCGTCCGAACCAGATCGACGATGGCCATCGCGCTCGGTGCCGCCGAGCAGCACCACACCCGTCGCGCCGTCTTGTCCAGCATTGTTGGCTCGGTGAGTCAGCGATCGTCGCTGCGGGGCAGCACCGAGGTGCTCACTCCGCTCCTGGCTGACCCTCCCTCGCTGGTTCCGCTCGCGGTCGCAGTGGGAACCGTCCTGGCCAACCCGGCCCGGGTAGCCGAGCTGGCCGGCGGAACGGTCGAGACCTACACGGTCACCCATGAGGCCGTGCGGCGAGTGATGGACGTCCCGCACCCATAG
- a CDS encoding lipopolysaccharide assembly protein LapA domain-containing protein: MPSYPEDRPVRAVPEDVQPTPSPTLAAPLTPIPAPAPRPAPARARNLSGTAWTALVVGVVALVFILIFVLQNNVPTQITLLAWTFSLPVGIAALFAAIAGALITAGVGTVRMIVLGRSVRHLRRDAARAN, encoded by the coding sequence ATGCCCAGCTATCCCGAAGACCGACCCGTTCGCGCAGTTCCCGAGGACGTGCAGCCGACGCCGTCCCCGACTCTCGCCGCGCCGCTCACCCCGATTCCGGCTCCGGCACCGCGACCCGCCCCGGCCCGCGCCCGCAACCTGTCCGGCACCGCCTGGACGGCACTGGTGGTCGGAGTCGTGGCCTTGGTGTTCATCCTCATCTTCGTGCTGCAGAACAACGTCCCCACTCAGATCACCTTGCTGGCCTGGACGTTCAGCCTGCCGGTCGGCATCGCCGCGCTGTTCGCGGCCATTGCCGGCGCACTGATCACCGCAGGGGTGGGCACGGTCCGAATGATCGTGCTGGGACGCAGCGTCCGCCACCTGCGCCGCGACGCGGCCCGGGCCAACTGA
- a CDS encoding dihydrolipoyl dehydrogenase family protein — protein sequence MSPDADVIVVGLGVAGEAIAGKLAEAGLSVIGIEAELVGGECPYWGCIPTKMMIRAADALAEARRVGDLAGSAEVHSDWSLVAERIRSEATDNWNDQVAVDRLTDKGMRFLRGRATIRSTTQVEVPSVGTLTAGQALVVTTGTTSAIPPIPGLADVPYWTNRDAVKAETLPGELLIIGAGAIGTEIGQAWARFGVKVTLLDAADRPLAQEEAESGALLAEVLAAEGIELRLGVGIAKVSHDDSGFTVELADGSSVHGEKLLVATGRKPTLDADTWQALGLTGKPGTLPTDEQLRVGHGVWAAGDITGHGAFTHMATYQADIVAASILGEPIAGADYRAVPRVAFTDPEIGAVGMTEKQAREAGYAVQTGSAQLPSTSRGWIHKVGNAGFIKLVADTDADVLLGATTAGPNGGEILGALAVAVHARVPISTLETMIYAYPTFHRGILDAVRDLRAAQR from the coding sequence GTGAGCCCGGACGCCGACGTCATCGTCGTCGGCCTGGGGGTCGCCGGCGAGGCGATCGCCGGGAAGCTGGCCGAAGCCGGGCTGAGTGTGATCGGAATCGAGGCCGAACTAGTCGGTGGCGAGTGCCCCTACTGGGGCTGCATCCCGACCAAGATGATGATCCGGGCAGCGGACGCTCTAGCCGAGGCTCGCCGAGTCGGCGACCTGGCCGGCAGCGCCGAGGTTCACTCCGACTGGAGCCTGGTGGCCGAGCGGATCCGCAGCGAGGCCACCGACAACTGGAACGATCAGGTGGCCGTCGATCGGCTCACCGACAAGGGGATGCGCTTCCTCCGCGGACGGGCCACCATCCGCTCGACAACTCAGGTTGAGGTGCCCAGCGTCGGCACCCTCACCGCCGGCCAGGCACTGGTGGTCACCACCGGCACCACCTCGGCCATCCCGCCGATCCCCGGCCTGGCCGACGTCCCCTACTGGACGAACCGGGACGCCGTGAAGGCCGAGACTCTGCCCGGCGAACTGCTGATCATCGGGGCCGGCGCCATCGGCACCGAGATCGGTCAGGCCTGGGCCCGGTTCGGCGTGAAGGTCACCCTGCTGGACGCCGCCGACCGCCCACTGGCGCAGGAGGAAGCCGAGTCCGGCGCCCTGCTGGCCGAGGTGCTGGCCGCCGAAGGCATCGAGCTGAGGCTCGGGGTCGGTATAGCCAAGGTCAGCCACGATGACTCCGGCTTCACCGTCGAGCTGGCCGATGGCAGCTCCGTCCACGGCGAGAAGCTGCTGGTGGCCACCGGACGCAAGCCCACCCTGGACGCCGACACCTGGCAGGCCCTCGGCCTGACCGGCAAACCGGGCACCCTGCCCACCGACGAGCAACTGCGCGTCGGCCACGGAGTCTGGGCGGCCGGCGACATCACCGGCCACGGCGCCTTCACCCACATGGCGACCTACCAGGCCGACATCGTGGCTGCCTCGATCCTCGGCGAGCCGATCGCCGGTGCCGACTACCGTGCGGTGCCGCGGGTGGCGTTCACCGACCCGGAGATCGGTGCGGTCGGAATGACCGAGAAGCAGGCCCGCGAAGCCGGCTATGCCGTGCAGACCGGGTCGGCGCAGTTACCGTCCACCTCTCGCGGGTGGATTCACAAGGTCGGCAACGCTGGCTTCATCAAGCTGGTCGCCGACACCGATGCGGACGTCCTGCTGGGCGCCACCACGGCCGGTCCCAACGGCGGCGAGATTCTGGGGGCACTGGCGGTGGCCGTCCATGCCAGAGTGCCGATCAGCACCCTGGAGACGATGATCTACGCCTATCCGACCTTCCATCGCGGCATCTTGGACGCCGTCCGGGATCTGCGGGCAGCCCAGCGCTGA
- a CDS encoding ABC transporter substrate-binding protein, which produces MMKKLILAAALASAMLLSACATGDPLASPSATSASASNTAAQVAVTVGSANFPESELLAELYAGALEAKGVSVTKKLNIASRETYVPALTKGEIDLIPEYAGAFAKYLNPDADTSNEATALASLQAALPKTLAALQPAAAQDKDSITVTRATADKYSLKTIEDLVPVAGQLVLGGPPEWKGRSYGVPGLKKTYGLVFKEFKALDVAGPLTVQALKNGQVQAANLFTTDPAIKANDFVSLEDTKSFFGAQNVIPVLTASKATPEVTAALNGVSAKLDTDTLAGLVTKVVVDKQDASAVAAEWLKANGLA; this is translated from the coding sequence ATGATGAAGAAGCTGATCCTGGCGGCGGCACTGGCCTCGGCCATGCTGCTGTCGGCCTGCGCGACCGGAGACCCGCTGGCATCGCCCAGCGCGACTTCGGCCAGCGCGTCCAACACCGCGGCGCAGGTTGCGGTGACGGTTGGCTCGGCCAACTTCCCCGAAAGCGAGCTGCTCGCCGAGCTGTACGCCGGTGCGCTGGAGGCCAAGGGGGTGTCGGTCACCAAGAAGCTGAACATCGCCTCGCGGGAGACCTATGTGCCGGCGCTCACCAAGGGCGAGATCGACCTGATCCCGGAGTACGCCGGCGCCTTCGCCAAGTACCTCAACCCCGACGCGGACACCTCCAACGAGGCGACCGCATTGGCCTCGCTGCAGGCCGCGCTGCCCAAGACCCTGGCCGCCTTGCAGCCGGCTGCTGCCCAGGACAAGGACTCGATCACGGTCACCCGGGCCACCGCCGACAAGTACTCGCTGAAGACCATCGAGGATCTGGTCCCGGTGGCCGGGCAGCTGGTGCTCGGCGGGCCGCCGGAGTGGAAGGGCCGCAGCTATGGCGTCCCCGGCCTGAAGAAGACCTACGGCTTGGTGTTCAAGGAGTTCAAGGCGCTGGACGTGGCCGGTCCGCTGACCGTCCAGGCGTTGAAGAACGGGCAGGTACAGGCGGCCAACCTGTTCACCACCGACCCGGCCATCAAGGCCAATGACTTCGTCTCGCTGGAGGACACCAAGAGCTTCTTCGGTGCCCAGAACGTGATTCCGGTGCTCACCGCGAGCAAGGCCACCCCTGAGGTGACCGCCGCGCTGAACGGGGTCTCGGCCAAGCTCGACACCGACACGCTGGCCGGCCTGGTCACCAAGGTGGTCGTCGACAAGCAGGACGCGTCCGCCGTGGCTGCGGAGTGGCTGAAGGCCAACGGCCTGGCCTGA
- a CDS encoding TIGR02206 family membrane protein translates to MGGLTWTWDYFFVPQNRPTPGDAGFGMFSTIHLGVLALIGLGIVALAVGYRRAGQERRRTMRLTIGWTVLSLEVLRQTSYLVNGWYSAEILPLHLCAFATVAVFIDALRPNRWTGDFLYAMGWWGALAANLFPDWATRPILNIFTWQSFSIHGLIFGYLVMRLVGGDLVPDVRNLWRVVVIAAVGCLIGFSANQAFGTNFWFLNAGAPGSPLEPIQKLAGPWYIPVLMVLVSLLWTLLYLPWIIRARRAEAEPAQA, encoded by the coding sequence ATGGGTGGGCTCACCTGGACCTGGGACTACTTCTTCGTCCCGCAGAACCGACCCACCCCTGGCGACGCCGGCTTCGGCATGTTCTCCACGATCCACCTCGGCGTGCTGGCCCTGATCGGATTGGGCATCGTGGCGCTGGCCGTCGGCTACCGCCGGGCCGGCCAGGAGCGACGCCGCACGATGCGGCTAACCATCGGCTGGACGGTCCTGTCACTCGAAGTGCTGCGTCAGACGTCCTACCTGGTCAACGGCTGGTACAGCGCCGAGATCCTGCCGCTGCACCTGTGTGCCTTCGCCACGGTCGCGGTGTTCATCGATGCCCTGCGGCCCAACCGCTGGACCGGTGACTTCCTCTACGCGATGGGCTGGTGGGGCGCCCTGGCCGCGAACCTGTTCCCGGACTGGGCCACTCGCCCGATCCTCAACATCTTCACCTGGCAGAGCTTCTCGATCCACGGCCTGATCTTCGGCTACCTGGTGATGCGGCTGGTCGGCGGCGACCTGGTTCCGGACGTCCGCAACCTGTGGCGGGTGGTAGTGATCGCCGCCGTCGGCTGCCTGATCGGTTTCAGCGCAAACCAGGCCTTCGGGACCAACTTCTGGTTCCTCAACGCCGGCGCCCCCGGCTCCCCACTGGAGCCGATCCAGAAGCTCGCCGGCCCCTGGTACATCCCCGTGCTGATGGTGCTGGTCTCCCTGCTCTGGACGCTGCTCTACCTGCCCTGGATCATCCGCGCTCGCCGCGCCGAGGCGGAGCCGGCACAGGCCTAG